A window of Vulgatibacter sp. genomic DNA:
CGCGTGGAAGAGCGATCCCTCCCGGTAGGCGACGTCCGATACCGCGAGGAAGAGCGTGTCGAAGGCGTTGCCCCCGATGATCCCGCCGACGGCGAGGGTGGGCGCGCCCAGCCGCACCGCCGCCACGGTGGTGATGAGCTCGGGCAGCGAGGTGGCCACCGCGGTGAAGAGCGCGCCGACCACGCTCTCCGAGAGGCCGGTGGCGGCGGTGATCGAGGTGCCGGCCCGGGCGATCGCCCAGCCTGCAGCAGCGGTGCAGGCGGCGAAGATCGCGAAGCGGCCCCAGAGCGAGCGGGTGCTGGGGCCGGTGCCGTCCTCCTCCTGGGGGACGTCGGGCTCGGTCTCCCGGGTCCTGGTCGGCCTCCACATCGGCTTCTCGTGCCCGAGCCGGACCAGGTGCAGGCCGTAGAGGTAGACCAGGATCATCAGCGGCGCCGCGGGGCTCACCGACCAGATGGTGAACTCCGGCGTCACCGCGGTGAAGAGCGGGATCGCCAGCAGGGCCACCAGCAGCGAGCCGTAGATCAAGTTCTCGAAGGAGGCCGCCGCGTGCTCGAGGTTGATGCGCCGGTGGGCCACGTCGGCGACGGCGAGAAAGAAGGTCTGCGCCGCGATGCCCCCCACCGCGTTGCTGTAGGCGAGCTCCGGGTGGTTGCTCGCTGCGGCGGTCACCGAGGTGACGATGCCGGAGAGCGAGGTGCTGGCGCCGAGGAAGACGCCGCCGAAGAGCGCCTCGCCGAGGCCGATCCGGTCGGCGAGGAGGTCGGCGACCTTCGACATCCGCACGCCGACGAAGGCAACCAGGAGGGCGCTCGCTGCGAAGACGACGATGCTGGGCCCGAGGGGCCAGGTTTCGCTTCCCATCCGGGAGGGAGGCTGGGTGCCGCACCCCGCCGGGGAAAGCCTGCACAAGGGGCGCTCGGGTCCGCCGCGGCGTTGTCGGACGCCCTGTGTCCGTGCGACCTTGCACCCATGGAAGCACCCGGCCGGCAGCGCTGGCCCCGCATCATCGTCCACGCGGACATGGACGCCTTCTTCGCGGCGGTCGAGCAGCTCGATCACCCGGAGCTGCGGGGAAAGCCGGTGATCGTCGGCCACCCGGGCGAGCGGAGCGTGGTCACCACCGCTTCCTACGAAGCCCGGCCCTTCGGCGTGGGCAGCGCGATGCCGATGGCGCAGGCGATGCGGCGCTGTCCGGATGCGATCGTGGTGCCACCGCGCTTCTCCCGTTACGCCGAGATCTCCCGGCAGGTGATGGAGACCTTCGCCACCTTCTCGCCCAGGGTGGAGGCCTTGAGCCTCGACGAGGCCTTCCTCGACATGAGCGGCGCGGAGAAGCTCTTCGGCCCGCCGCCGGCGATCGCCCGGCGGATCAAGGACGCGGTCCGTGCTGCCACGGGGCTCAACGTCTCGGTCGGCGTCGCCTCGACCAAATTCGTGGCCAAGGTGGCCAGCGATCACCGCAAACCCGACGGTCTCACCGTGGTCCCGCCGGAGGAGGTCGCGGCCTTCCTCCACCCGATGAAGGTGGGCCGGCTCTGGGGCGTGGGACCGAAGGCGGAGGAGCGGCTCCAGCGCCTCGGCCTCCGCACCGTCGGCGACGTGGCCCACGCGAGCCGCTCCTTCCTCGAGGCGCAGCTCGGCTCGATGGGCGTGCACCTCCATCGACTCGCCTGGGGCGACGATCCGCGGGAGGTGGTGCCGGATCGGGAGGCGAAGAGCATCGGCGCCGAGGAGACCCTCGCCCGCGACGCCCTCGGGGTGGAGGCGATCCGGCCCTGGCTCCTGGCCCTCTCCGACAAGCTGGCGTTCCGCCTCCGCAAGGCCGGGCTTCGTGCCGGCGGCCTGCGGGTGAAGCTCAAGACCGCCGACTTCCAGCTCCACACCAGGCAGGTGGTGCTGCAGCGGCCCACGGATGCGGCGCCGGCGCTCTTCGAGGCGGCGCTGCGGCTCCTGCCGGCCTTCGATCTCGGGGAGCCGATGCGGCTGGTGGGCCTCGCCGCCTACGACCTCCGCACGGCAGGCGCTGCCCAGGGGGATCTCTTCGCGGCGCCGGTGGAGAAGAAGCAGTCGGCGCTCGACCGGGCCCTCGACGACGTGCGGGCGAAGTTCGGCAACGCGGCGGTGCGCCGGGCGAGCGAGCTGCCATGATGCGACCTGTGCTGCTGGCGGCGCTCGGCGTCGCCGCCCTGCCGCTGGCCGCGTCTGCAGCGGCGCAGTCGCTGGTGATCTGCGCGCCGGGTGGAGCGGGCGACGGGCTCGAGCGCTGGCTGAGCACGGTGCAGGTCGAGGTCGTGGAGGGGGCCTGTCCCGCGAGCAACGCGGGAGGCTACGTGGGCCGCTTCGAGCCGCGGGGTGGCGGGGTGCAGTTCCGGCTCCTCGGGCCCGATGGCGTGGCGCTGGAGCGGGCGGTGCCCTGGCTGGCGACGGTGGAGGCGCCGCTGGCGCAGCTGGAGCGCAGCGGGCGGCTCAACGAGTTCTCGGTGCTGGTGGAGGCGCTGCTCGCGGAGCACCGGCTCGCCGCAGCCTGGGCGCAGCCGCCGCCAGCGCCGCAGGAGCCGGTCCGGGCGCCGAAGAAGAAGCGGGCACCGCCGCGGAAGAAGGAGCTGGCGAAGAAGCCGCAGCAGCAGGTGCGGCCGGCGGCGACGGTGCAGCCGCCGGCTCCCGCAGACGCGCCGGAGCCCGTGCCCGTACCCGTGCCCGAGGTCGCGCCGACGCCGGAGCCGATCGTGGTCGAGGTGGCGCCAGCCGCCGCTGCGGTGGAGCCCCCCGCCGCCACCGATCCAACCGGGGTGGCGGCAACGGCCCCGGCCCCGTCCATCGACTTCGACGCCCCGGGGCAGCGGACCTGGCCCATACGGGTTGGCGCCGCGACGGCGCTCCGGGTGCGCAGCCCGGGGATCGCCGCTCCGGAGCTCGGCCTCGGCCTCGCCCTCGGCCCCCTCTTCGCCCGCGGAGCCTGGCAGCCGGAGGTGGAGTGGAGCTTCGCCGACCTCCCCGTCGGCGTGGAGGCCCTCGGCCTCGAAGCCGGCCTGCAAGCCTCCCTCGCTTCGGGTAGGCTCTGGGCGTTGCAGGGCCTCGCCGGTGTCGCCGGGGAGCGCCTCGTTCTCGCCCCCCGCTACGCCGACGGCGACACCCTGGTGACCTGGGACGTGGGGCCCCTTGCCGGGGCAAGGCTGGGATTCGGCCCCTACATGGGGGTCGAGCTGGCCTGCGCCGCCGCCCTGCAGTGGATGCCGACCGCCCGCGAGACCCATGTGGGGGAAGATGGGCCCGTCGCCACGGTGAACGCCCTGTCGGCGCGGCTCGGCCTGGAAATCGCCTGGTCCCGGTGATCCGAAAGCCGGTGCCGGGGACATTGGCTCCGGTGACGGCTGCTTGCGGTCACCAGAAAGACGTTTGATGACGCTCCTCGAGGCTTGCAAAGCAGGTGATGAAGCGGCCTGGCAGCGGCTGTTCCGGGAACGGAGCAGCCAGGTCTACCGGTGGGCGGTGCTGCTCGGTCTCGGCCCCGCCGAGGCAGAGGATGCCGCGCAGGAGGTGCTCGCCATCGCCGCTCGGCGGATCGACACCTGCCGGGCGGAGGAAGCGTTGGGCTCGTGGCTCTACCAGATTACGCGGCGGGTGGTGAGCAACGCGCGGCGCAACGTGTGGTGGAAGCGCGCCTTCCTGGGATCGGACCGGGAGATCGAGCCGGCGTTCGAGCACGAGACGCAGGAGGACACCGGCCGTGAGCTGGCGGTTCGCTCCTGCCTCGAGAAATTGCCAAGGGCACAGGCGGAGGTACTCGTCCTGATGGAAATCGAAGGACATACGCGGGAAGAGGTCGCCGAGATGCTGGGGATTCCACCCGGCACCGTGGCGAGCCGCGCGCGGTTGGCAAAGAAGGCATTCCAGGCCCTGTGGGAGGCGCACCAGGCGCCCCTGGAGGAGCTGGGCCTGTCGTGGGGGAGGCGATGAGCCACGAGCACGAGGAGCAGGAGTCCGGAACGCTGGCCCTGCGGAGCCTCGCCGGGATGGAGCCGTCCGCTGCGGTGCAGCGGCGGATCGTCGAGGGGGCGCTCGCACGGCGCCGGCCCTCGTTTCCGTGGGCGAAGGTCTTCACCGGGCTGGCGCTGGCCGGCGCGGCGACGGCGGCCCTGGTGTTGACGGCCGGTCTCGAGACCCAGGCGCCGGTGGTGCCGAGCGCGCCGCTCGCCTCGGTGGAGGCACCTGCTGCAGGCGCCGTCCGGCAGGCAGGCCGCTACGCGGTGGGTCCCCACCGGATCGAGGTCGCCACCGGGGGCACGCTCCACTTCGACTCGGTTGCCGCGGGGGCCGCAGCCTTCCGGGTCGAGGCGGGAAGCGCCTCCTTCGAGGTGGAGAAGCTGCAGGAAGGCGAGAGCTTCCGTGTCCGCACCGGGCAGGTGCTGGTCGAGGTGGTCGGCACCCGCTTCGAGGTCGCGGCCGAAGGCGAATGCAGCAGCGTCGCGGTGAGCGAGGGCCGGGTTCGGGTCACCGAATCCGCCGGCATCCGGTACCTCGCCGCCGGCGAGACGGGCCGTTATTGCGGCGCTGCCACGGTCGATCGGCAGAGCGGTGGCGAGGCGCTGGTGCGCGAGGCGGTGGTGCTCGTCTCCCGCGGCGAGGATCTGCAGCGGGCGGCTGCGCTCCTCGAGCGCTACCGGGCCGACTTCGGTGGCGGTCCCTTCGAGGAGGAGGCGCTCTTCTACCTCACCCTGGCGAAGGCGCGGCTCGGTGAGCGCGCGGCGGCGGACGACCTGGCGGCGCAGTTCCGGCAGCGCTTCCCCGGGAGCGCCCGGGTCGAGCGGCTCGAGCAGTGGCTGGGGCGCACCGGCCGCTGATTGCGTGACCCTTTTCGATGCGAGCGCCGCCTCTCC
This region includes:
- a CDS encoding sodium:calcium antiporter, with product MGSETWPLGPSIVVFAASALLVAFVGVRMSKVADLLADRIGLGEALFGGVFLGASTSLSGIVTSVTAAASNHPELAYSNAVGGIAAQTFFLAVADVAHRRINLEHAAASFENLIYGSLLVALLAIPLFTAVTPEFTIWSVSPAAPLMILVYLYGLHLVRLGHEKPMWRPTRTRETEPDVPQEEDGTGPSTRSLWGRFAIFAACTAAAGWAIARAGTSITAATGLSESVVGALFTAVATSLPELITTVAAVRLGAPTLAVGGIIGGNAFDTLFLAVSDVAYREGSLFHAVPQDGFFLVTLAILETNVLVLGLLSREKRGLANIGFESVSLVVLYLGGMALLFFMGMGRG
- a CDS encoding DNA polymerase IV, which produces MEAPGRQRWPRIIVHADMDAFFAAVEQLDHPELRGKPVIVGHPGERSVVTTASYEARPFGVGSAMPMAQAMRRCPDAIVVPPRFSRYAEISRQVMETFATFSPRVEALSLDEAFLDMSGAEKLFGPPPAIARRIKDAVRAATGLNVSVGVASTKFVAKVASDHRKPDGLTVVPPEEVAAFLHPMKVGRLWGVGPKAEERLQRLGLRTVGDVAHASRSFLEAQLGSMGVHLHRLAWGDDPREVVPDREAKSIGAEETLARDALGVEAIRPWLLALSDKLAFRLRKAGLRAGGLRVKLKTADFQLHTRQVVLQRPTDAAPALFEAALRLLPAFDLGEPMRLVGLAAYDLRTAGAAQGDLFAAPVEKKQSALDRALDDVRAKFGNAAVRRASELP
- a CDS encoding RNA polymerase sigma factor, which translates into the protein MTLLEACKAGDEAAWQRLFRERSSQVYRWAVLLGLGPAEAEDAAQEVLAIAARRIDTCRAEEALGSWLYQITRRVVSNARRNVWWKRAFLGSDREIEPAFEHETQEDTGRELAVRSCLEKLPRAQAEVLVLMEIEGHTREEVAEMLGIPPGTVASRARLAKKAFQALWEAHQAPLEELGLSWGRR
- a CDS encoding FecR domain-containing protein — its product is MSHEHEEQESGTLALRSLAGMEPSAAVQRRIVEGALARRRPSFPWAKVFTGLALAGAATAALVLTAGLETQAPVVPSAPLASVEAPAAGAVRQAGRYAVGPHRIEVATGGTLHFDSVAAGAAAFRVEAGSASFEVEKLQEGESFRVRTGQVLVEVVGTRFEVAAEGECSSVAVSEGRVRVTESAGIRYLAAGETGRYCGAATVDRQSGGEALVREAVVLVSRGEDLQRAAALLERYRADFGGGPFEEEALFYLTLAKARLGERAAADDLAAQFRQRFPGSARVERLEQWLGRTGR